The following are encoded together in the Acetomicrobium sp. S15 = DSM 107314 genome:
- a CDS encoding phospholipase D-like domain-containing protein produces LTSQRQVTITTPYFIPESETLHALETASLMDVRVRLIVPERTDQLILHFALFLRKGISYKDVI; encoded by the coding sequence TACTAACCTCGCAAAGACAAGTCACCATTACTACGCCTTATTTTATACCGGAAAGCGAGACCCTTCATGCATTAGAAACGGCGTCATTAATGGATGTGCGCGTGAGGCTCATAGTGCCCGAAAGAACCGACCAGCTTATCCTTCATTTCGCCCTTTTTCTCAGGAAAGGCATCTCTTACAAGGATGTAATTTAA